TGGTGATGGTGTTTTTGGAGGGTTTGGGTGATGGTTATTGTGGGTAGCAAGTGAAGGAGCTTGAGAAATTGGTGATGGAACATATGGAGGATTAGGTGATGGTTGTTATGAGCAGGGGAAGGAGCCTGTGGTGGAGTTGGAGTATGATAAGGTGGTTGAGAAATTGGTGTTGGTAcatatggagaaggtgatgatcttgGTGTTCCTGGTGGAACAATTGGAGTGTATGGAGGGTTAGGATGATGATTGTTATGGCTGGGGGAAGAAGCGGCTTTTGGTGGAACTATTGGAGTGTATGGAGGGTTATGGCCAGGGGAAGGAGCAGCTTGCGGTGGAGTTGGAGTAACATATGGTGGAATAATTGGAGTATGGCCAGGGGAAGGAGCTTCTGGTGGTGTAGGAGTAACATACGGTGGTGATGGAGTTTTTGGTGGGACTATTGGAGTATATGGAGGGTTATGGCCAGGGGAAGGAGCTTGTGAAGGAGGGGATGATGATTAACTTAAATAACATTTACTACTTTTCTACCAGTATTAAATTGCCTATGTGCTTCACAAAATAATTTCTTTAGAATCTCTATTTAACTGTGTAATGTGTCTTATTCAAATTTGCAGGCTGCTTTTCTATTAGCTTTGGTTGGATCAGAAGTTGCATATTCTGCTGCACAAGCTACAGTGACAACTCTCTCGGAGGCTtacaaaacaactaaaaatcaTCGATCATTTCCAAGAAACACATCACTACAAGGTGAGAATGGTGAATATCTTTGGCTTAAGATTACGAGCTTCTGAATTAATTAAGGTAATGGTCAAAATGGAGGTTATCTTGAAATGGATGGATCAATCTTCATCATGTACTTATTGGACTAGTTTTTGAAACGTGTTTTCTAAATTATGTGAATCTATACAATGTGCTGCAATTTTTTCCGTTTGTTTTtcttcctcccctctttttctgGAGCTGATATAGTATGTTCATGTGATTCTCAACAGAAAGTGAAGAATTTAACTTATTAACTCATTTTTTTCAGTATAATGCTGGCTTTGTTTCTGATGCAGAAGCTGGTATTAAACTTTAGCTTGTTAATAAACATTTCTGCAACTGACCTTTTCTTGAAAATAGCAAGACCCGCCACTTTGATGCTTGTGAAGATCCAGaatatagaattttaaattttaatgatgtCACTTAATTTGAATTTGTGAGTTTTAATCAACTATATATACATCTAATAAATAATGTAATCGGTAAAGGAAAAGTAATCAATGATTATATAAAACAACTAAGATCTCGTATAGTATAGTAAAAGATTTAGATTCGTTCAATGCTGAGAGCTTAAGATAACAGGATCAAGTATATTTTATGATCTTGCTTCCAAATGAACAAGCAGCTATattgattaaaatttttagtgCAGTTTGGTTCTCTTTGTTTCCAATTTCGGTAAAACAATTAACAGatacatgtatatatatatatatatatatatatatatatatatatatatatatatatatatatatatatatatatgatttgatttagGCGAAGAGAAGGAGTAATAAAATGAATTATAGGAATAGGTAGGTTGAAATTGAGTAAGTGATGGGATAATTAGGTAGTTAGGAGTGTTAGTTGAGCATGCATGCAAGACACAAAATTCACCTGAATCCTTACCCATGCTATGGGAATGTACCATTTCATGAATTCCATATTCCCCGTAAAGAAAACAATAGGGAATATATAACTAATTTTCGTCATGGGCTTAGTCTTATGAGCAGAACCCATCTGACTTGTACCGTTCTATTTAAAAACATTTAGTTTatatataactatttttttGTTACACCAAAATTTCATATACCTACTCAAATTTCTTTGCATTAGCCCACTAGTAATAACTAATCTATAATAAGTATTTCATTAAATTGgtcttctttcattttttcaattactttttatttatttctgttACACTAATCTCTGGTTTCTTTTTTCTTGAAgaagattgataaaaaaatatttacggATCTTCGGTGAACACTAAGTGCAAATTGTGCATATATAGCAAATTATTGCGGCATGACCTTGTAAGATATTTCTATCTTATACTTATTTGCTTTTATATGTTTATGTTATTCTTTTGCACTTTTTTATGTAACAAAATACTGattgtttaattaaaaaattaaaatataaaagcatttttattttaaaatatatcttttcaaaagtaattattaatatttcttttagaataataaaagaattatgATTAGTTTGTATTTACTTAGctttttagaataataaaagaattattaATATTTCTTTTAAGATATAAAagcatttttttaatatttctttttatatattttatattgagcAACCGTGCATATATAACAAGTTTTAGATTCCATTTTGataaaagaaaattgttttTAGCTGGTGTTTAAGACCATAATCATTTTTAGTTTAATAGTAATATCACTATGAACAATTAGGTTTTCCCAGAACTCATCCAAGATCTAGATGAGTTTACCTAGACATAGCCAAGAGTTTAGAGACGGCGTCAATAGATTCTTGGACTATGCTTACTCCGTTGGAAATCCTCAAGGAGAGAAAATTCTATGTCCTTGTGCAAAATGTTGCAACTTCCTTTGGGGTCAAAGAGAGTCTATTCATAGCGATTTAATATGCTTTGGATTTGTCAAGGGCTATACACGATGGGTTAATCATGGGGAAAGTGTAATTGGTATGGATGTCGATACTGGTGATACCGATGAGATTTATTCATGCGATGACATTGAAGGCTTGCTAGACGAAAGGTTTAGGAATGTGGCAGATGTTGAGGGAGAAAAAGAAGGCATGAACGAAGATGCAAAGAAGTTCTATAATTTGGTTGACGAGGCTAGCAAGGAACTATATCCTGGTTGCAAGGGATTTTCTACGTTATCTTTCACCATCCGACTATACTTGTTGAAGTGTCTACATGGATAGAGCAATGCCTCGTTCACTTCCCTCCTGAAGTTGTTGAAAGAGGCTATTCCTAACTTGAATCTCCCTTCTTCTTTCAACAAAGCCAAGGCTATGGTGAGAGATTTAGGTCTTGATTATAAAAAGATTGATGCATGCCCAAATGACAGCATGCTATATTGGAAAGAGCACGAGAATGAAACATGTTGCCATGAATGTGGAACTTCTCGTTGGATTGAGCCTGCGGTAGTTGAAGGTGACATATCTTCAAAGAAAGCTCACAACATTCCTGCAAAGACATTACGGCACTTTCCCCTAATTGACAGGCTTCAAAGGCTATTCATGTGCTCAAAGACCGCTAAGAATATGAGTTGGCATCAGGAAGAGCGTAAAAAGGATGGAAAGCTAAAGCATCCTGCCGATGGTCAGTCATGGAAAGATTTTGATAACCGACATTCAGAATTCGCCAAGGAACCTCGTAACTTGAGACTTGGTTTGGCGAGCGATGGATTCAATCCGTTTCGAACCATGAGTATATCTCATAGCACGTAGCCGGTTATTTTAATGACTTATAACTTGCCACCATGGATGTGCATGAAACAAGAATACTTGATGCTTTCTCTGTTGATCCCGGGACCAAAATTGCCAGAAAATGATATTGACGTGTACCTGCAACCATTGATTGAGGAATTAAAGGAGTTATGGGAACTTGGGATAGAAACATACGATGCCACAAGAAATAAAACTTTTCAAATGCATGCAGCTCTCTTATGGACAATTAGTGAGTTCCCTGCATATGCAATGTTATCCGAGTGGAGTACAAAGGAAAAACTAGCTTGCCCTTCTTGTAACTATGGGACTTGTTCTAGTTATCTTACACATAGTTGGAAGATGTGTTATATGGGTTATCGTGTTCTTTTGCCCAAGGAACATTCATGGAGAACTAATAAGAGGTCATTTAATGGAAAAGAAGAACATCGGAAAGCTCCACCATTGCTAGAGGGCATGGAAGTTTTAAGTCACTTAGATTCTATGGAGAATTCCTTtaagaagacaaaaaaaaaggtGAATGAAGGCCCGTGGAGGAAAAGGtcaatctttttttatttacctTACTGGAAGTATAACACATCAAGACACAATCTTGATGTAATGCATATAGAAAAGAATATAGTTGATAGTATTCTTGGAACTCTTGGATAAATCTGGCAAGACAAAAGACCACCTAAATGCTCGATATGACTTGCAAGAAATAGGCATTCGTAAGAATCTTCATCCAAAAGAAATAAGAGGTCATAGAAAAGTGAAGTTTGCAAAAGCATGTTTCTCCATGACTAAAGCTGATAAATCAATTTTTTGTGATGTCTTGAAGAAAGCAAAACTACCTGATGGTGCTGCCTCAAATATTTCTCGATGTGTGAACCTTGCAAAAAGAAAAGTATCTGGTTACAAGACTCATGATGCCCATTTTATGCTGCATTATTTACTGCAAATTTCCATCAAAAGTATACTTCCAGATTCGGTTGCAATCCCTTTAATTCGGCTTGGCTCTTTTTTTCGTCAGTTATGTCAAAAGGTTATCACATTAGAAGAGATAAATCAATTGGAAGCAGAGATTGTGATAACACTATGCCAATTAGAGAGGATTTTTCCTCCTTCATTTTTTGACATAATGATGCATTTGCCTATTCATTTGGCTAATGAAGTGAGACTAGGCAGCCCAGTTCAATTTCGGTGGATGTATCCTCCCGAAAGATACATGTGTACTTTGAAGTCATATGTTCGAAATAGAAGTCGTCCAGAAGGATCTATTGCGGAGGCCTACTTGGTTGATGAgtgtttgactttttgctcaCGTTATTTACATGATGGTATTCAAACAAAATTGAATAGAATGCCCCGGAATAATGATGCTAATGACTTTGAAGCGGAAATTCCACATTCATTTCCAATTTTGTTTCTTAAGAAAGGCTGTCCATTGGGAGCAAAGAAGGGTGAGCTTTTTTCTCTTGACGACAAGTCTCGAAACCAAGCCCATAGCTATATATTATTGAACTGTGGAAAAATTGAAGACTATGTTAGGTAACTGTCCATTTATTTAACTGTccatttcttttaatttttttaattatgaatcaTGGTATTATTTCTAGGTTTTACTTACGAAAATCCTAATTTTGGATTTAGAGAGCATGAGGCTGATCAATAAGGAACAAGTTGGGTGAAAGCTAAGAACCATAGTATGACCTTTTCCTCATGGTTTAAAGGACGTGCCATGCGTCAAAATGTTCCAGATTGGATTAAGTAGCTTTCTAGAGGGCCCAATAAGATTGTAAAAAGATATACGGGATATTTTATCAATGGGTATAGATTTCATACTAGGCAACGTGAGGCAAGACGCAAGACGCACAATAGTGGTGTAACTTTAGTTGCGTTGACTACGAGCTTTGCAAGTGCAAAGGATCCAAATCCAATTCGTGCAAAAATTTCCTACTATGGCAGAATAAATGATATAATTGAGTTAGACTACTTTGGCAATTTTAAGGTTGTATTGTTTAGATGTGACTGGTATGAGACTCAAGAGGATGGCTATGGCTCTTCATATGTTCAATTCAACAAAAAATGCTATCAAGAAAAGCCTTTTGTGTTGGCATGTCAAGTACACCAATGCTTCTATGTGCAAGATCCATTTGATCAAAATAAGCATTGTGTTATGAAGTCAATTCCAAGGAATTTATTTAACATAGGTGACGAAGCTGATGTTGATCCCCAAGCTATTTATGAAAAAGAGCCATCTGATCAGTCAATGGGTCCTTCTATACCCAATGATAATGGtgaaattgatttgattaggGGTGACTTGCACGAAGTTGTTATAGATGCTTCAAAAGGAGTTCTTCTTTCACAAGAATATAACACAGAATCAGAAGATAATTCCAAAGACGACATTGAATGATTTATACTTTTTTCCTTCATTACACTAAATAGTAGGGAAGTGGAATGAAAGATGTATATACTTTAACTTTTTAATTGTATTAAACAGTAGAAAAGTGGAATGAAAGATGTAtcactttttttatatatgtgtCTTATGGCATGCCTTCTTGTTTATTTCTATTATATAgtagttttcttcttttttattaacATACAGCAGCTATAGCATAACTGAttaattttatttcctttttatttttaaggttCTAATAGAAtaggtttattttgttttatttcagAAATACAATGGAAACAAGAACTACTCTAAAGCGGAGAAGACTGGTAAAACAGTATCAAAGCAACAAGGAATTCATGCAGAAAAATACAGCAAAAATTCATAAGAAGCAGCATTTTATCTCTCCCATGATGGCTGGTGGTCATGGACAAAAGAGAGTGACTCCTATGCCTTCTAAGCAAAGCACTCAAAAAGAAGTCCCAATTTCCAAAAGAATGAAAAGTACGCCGAACCAGAAAATTGTAGCTAGTGAAGAAGAACCAGAAAATCTTAAAAAGCATCCAACCATGGGTATGGATAAATTTTTGGAGACACATGGGATTCATTTGGAAAGAGAAGATGACGATTTTGAACCAAGTGCTGAAAACGAAAGATCTATTCAAGAAAAGCAACAAAATCTTAGGAAGATAAATACAAAATCAAGTTGTCAAGCCATGACACTTGATACATTTTTGGAGACAAATGGGATTCGTgtggaagaagaggaggaacatAGTGGAGCAAATGCTAATGAAGTtggagatgatgatgatgatgatttctCGGATGATGAGGACTATGTTGGTGAATATGAAGATGCAGTTCTTCATGGTGATGACAATCACCTTATGGAAACTAACAATGTTAAAGGTGCTGTACTTTATACATAATTATCATTTTACTTATTCATTAGCATGTATAgctatataatttatttaaatggtTAAATTGCACATATTTATAGATACTCCAAAGACTAGAAGGACACGAGGAAAAATGAGGTGTGCTAAAATCCATGCAAAAAGTTgggaagaaagagaag
Above is a genomic segment from Arachis stenosperma cultivar V10309 chromosome 1, arast.V10309.gnm1.PFL2, whole genome shotgun sequence containing:
- the LOC130981442 gene encoding uncharacterized protein LOC130981442 gives rise to the protein MSLPRHSQEFRDGVNRFLDYAYSVGNPQGEKILCPCAKCCNFLWGQRESIHSDLICFGFVKGYTRWVNHGESVIGMDVDTGDTDEIYSCDDIEGLLDERFRNVADVEGEKEGMNEDAKKFYNLVDESNASFTSLLKLLKEAIPNLNLPSSFNKAKAMVRDLGLDYKKIDACPNDSMLYWKEHENETCCHECGTSRWIEPAVVEGDISSKKAHNIPAKTLRHFPLIDRLQRLFMCSKTAKNMSWHQEERKKDGKLKHPADGQSWKDFDNRHSEFAKEPRNLRLGLASDGFNPFRTMSISHST
- the LOC130981451 gene encoding uncharacterized protein LOC130981451 — its product is MTYNLPPWMCMKQEYLMLSLLIPGPKLPENDIDVYLQPLIEELKELWELGIETYDATRNKTFQMHAALLWTISEFPAYAMLSEWSTKEKLACPSCNYGTCSSYLTHSWKMCYMGYRVLLPKEHSWRTNKRSFNGKEEHRKAPPLLEGMEVLSHLDSMENSFKKTKKKLIVFLELLDKSGKTKDHLNARYDLQEIGIRKNLHPKEIRGHRKVKFAKACFSMTKADKSIFCDVLKKAKLPDGAASNISRCVNLAKRKVSGYKTHDAHFMLHYLLQISIKSILPDSVAIPLIRLGSFFRQLCQKVITLEEINQLEAEIVITLCQLERIFPPSFFDIMMHLPIHLANEVRLGSPVQFRWMYPPERYMCTLKSYVRNRSRPEGSIAEAYLVDECLTFCSRYLHDGIQTKLNRMPRNNDANDFEAEIPHSFPILFLKKGCPLGAKKGELFSLDDKSRNQAHSYILLNCGKIEDYVRFHTRQREARRKTHNSGVTLVALTTSFASAKDPNPIRAKISYYGRINDIIELDYFGNFKVVLFRCDWYETQEDGYGSSYVQFNKKCYQEKPFVLACQVHQCFYVQDPFDQNKHCVMKSIPRNLFNIGDEADVDPQAIYEKEPSDQSMGPSIPNDNGEIDLIRGDLHEVVIDASKGVLLSQEYNTESEDNSKDDIE